The sequence GCAGTCAGATAACCCGCGTTATTTGAAGGGGTTTCGCAATGAAGCCACCAAGACCATGATACGTCAACTCGGCAGACTACTCGTCGTAACCATCACGTCGTGGTACGGCATGATGGCCATGCACGAATTGGGCCACTGTGTCACCGCATGGTTGACCGGTGGTCTGGTCGAGAAAGTCCATTTTCCCCTGTTCGGCTTTTCCCAGACCATCTATATCGAGAACCCCCACCCACTCGTCGTTGCGTGGGCAGGGGCGGCTGGCGGCGCGGTCTTCGCGGCGTTGCTCCTCGGGCTTTCGCGCCACCTGCGTCGTCCTGTTCAGCACGCCCTGCGCTACTTCGCGGGGTTCTCCCTCATCGCCAACGGTCTCTATCTCGGTCTTGGCGGATTCGACCGCGTGGGCGATTGCGCCGAGCTGTTGAACCACGGCGCGAAGCTCTGGCAGCTCGTCGTTTTCGGCATCGGGGCGACGACTTTGGGAATGTACAGTTGGCACCGCATGGGGCCCTTTCGAGCGTGGTTCAGGCCGCTTTCGTAAAGGCCATCGACGTTTGCCACCAACTCCCTCATCTGCCCTGCCGAAAATAGCTCTTGACCAACATCACCAGGACCAAAGCAACCATGCCGCCCACCCACCAGATGCGTTGGTCAATCTGCATGCCGAAGGGCAACTTCACAAGGGGCTCTTTTACTATCAAGGAATTGGCGGCATGCTCCAGCAGCATGCCAACCACGAACGTGATCATCATGAAGGCAAAGCCGTTTCCAAGCCACGCACCAAAAAACACCACCATCAGCATCAGCCGACAAAGATCCGCCAAGCGGGCCAAAGGCGTGATCTCGTATTTGAGTATCGCCGCCTGAAGGTCGCGCACGATGTCGTGGGCGTCCGGGCGGTGGTGCACCGTCACGTTTGATCGCTCGACGCACACCGTCGCCGCCGGGGCATCCAGATCGATGCGCTCCAGAGGAAGCTCCCGATCCGCCAGCAGCGC comes from Candidatus Hydrogenedentota bacterium and encodes:
- a CDS encoding M50 family metallopeptidase; translation: MIRQLGRLLVVTITSWYGMMAMHELGHCVTAWLTGGLVEKVHFPLFGFSQTIYIENPHPLVVAWAGAAGGAVFAALLLGLSRHLRRPVQHALRYFAGFSLIANGLYLGLGGFDRVGDCAELLNHGAKLWQLVVFGIGATTLGMYSWHRMGPFRAWFRPLS